One region of Malania oleifera isolate guangnan ecotype guangnan chromosome 6, ASM2987363v1, whole genome shotgun sequence genomic DNA includes:
- the LOC131158489 gene encoding probable 2-oxoglutarate-dependent dioxygenase AOP1 — MGSDQTAQPKRKLPVIDFSPENLKRSWASTSDDVRRALEEYGCFVAVYPDVSPEFDKALFGSLLELFELPRETKALNTNVRPLHGYLGAKAPLPDIHESLGIEHAQTLEATQDFTKLMWPNGNDRFCENVCTYAKLASKLDGLVKKMIFESYGAGKYFDKFIESTNYLLRLIQYRVPKGNESNIGAHCHTDKGVVTIIHQNQVNGLEIRTKDGGWIEFDHEDIPSTFVVFAGDALLAWSNGRIHSPQHQVIISGNETRYSVGLFSFHNGTIEIPKELVDDEHPAKFKSFSNYGLLNFFTSDHDISRKAVPCVNDYCGVEA, encoded by the exons ATGGGTTCTGACCAAACAGCACAGCCAAAGCGCAAGCTGCCGGTGATTGATTTCTCGCCGGAAAATTTGAAACGTTCTTGGGCCTCGACCAGCGACGACGTCCGGCGAGCGCTGGAGGAGTACGGCTGCTTCGTGGCCGTGTATCCTGATGTATCGCCGGAGTTTGACAAGGcattgtttggatcattgttgGAGTTGTTTGAACTCCCGAGAGAGACCAAAGCTCTGAACACGAACGTGAGGCCTTTGCATGGCTATCTCGGGGCTAAGGCGCCTCTTCCTGACATCCACGAGAGCCTGGGGATTGAACACGCACAGACTCTTGAAGCAACTCAAGATTTCACTAAGCTCATGTGGCCAAATGGAAACGACCGTTTCTG TGAAAATGTGTGCACTTATGCAAAACTGGCATCGAAATTGGATGGCTTGGTCAAGAAGATGATTTTCGAAAGCTATGGGGCAGGCAAATATTTTGACAAATTTATTGAATCGACCAATTATCTTCTGCGACTCATACAATATAGAGTGCCGAAGGGGAATGAGTCCAATATTGGCGCACATTGTCACACTGACAAGGGTGTCGTGACCATAATTCATCAAAATCAAGTCAATGGTTTGGAGATTAGAACAAAGGATGGTGGCTGGATCGAGTTTGATCATGAAGATATCCCTTCAACCTTCGTGGTCTTCGCGGGTGATGCACTCTTG GCATGGAGCAATGGCAGAATACATTCTCCTCAACACCAAGTCATCATAAGTGGGAATGAAACAAGATACTCAGTTGGGTTATTTTCATTCCACAATGGTACAATAGAAATACCAAAAGAGCTAGTTGACGATGAACACCCTGCAAAGTTCAAGTCGTTTAGTAATTATGGTCTACTCAATTTCTTCACTTCAGATCATGATATCAGTCGAAAGGCTGTACCATGTGTCAATGATTACTGTGGAGTGGAGGCATAA
- the LOC131158490 gene encoding probable 2-oxoglutarate-dependent dioxygenase AOP1, with the protein MVFQTPPKVPVLDLSGENPKPGTESWLPACNLVRDALEKYGCFIISHSSLSLEQHNGLFHSLQVLFDLPLETKTQNSHHKPFHGYVGRIPLFPLYESLGIDNAATLQGTQSFTNLMWPAGNDQFCESVYSFSKLLAEMEQMASRMVFDSYGVGKYCESYIGSTSYLLRLMKYRVPQTNETSDGFVTHTDKSFLTVLHQNEINGLELQIRDGEWISFDLSPSSFIVIAGDAAMAWSNGRIHSPKHRVVMKGSTTRYSLALFSFFRKMIEIPAELVDEEHPLLFKPFDHLRFLAFYYSDEGRATDKTVKAINAYCAA; encoded by the exons atggttttccaaacaccaCCAAAGGTCCCCGTCCTTGATTTATCCGGCGAAAATCCAAAGCCTGGCACAGAGTCTTGGCTCCCAGCCTGCAACCTCGTCCGCGACGCACTCGAAAAGTACGGTTGCTTCATCATATCGCACAGTAGCCTCTCCCTTGAACAGCACAATGGGCTCTTCCATTCATTGCAAGTGCTGTTTGATCTCCCTTTAGAAACCAAAACTCAGAATTCTCACCACAAGCCTTTCCATGGCTATGTTGGGCGAATTCCCCTTTTCCCTCTCTACGAAAGCCTGGGCATCGACAACGCTGCGACTCTCCAAGGCACTCAGAGCTTCACAAATCTCATGTGGCCAGCAGGAAATGATCAGTTCTG TGAAAGTGTGTATTCATTCTCAAAGCTGCTGGCGGAGATGGAACAAATGGCAAGTAGAATGGTTTTTGACAGCTATGGTGTGGGGAAGTACTGTGAGTCTTACATTGGGTCTACGTCGTATCTTCTTAGGCTCATGAAATACAGAGTGCCTCAAACAAATGAGACCAGTGATGGTTTTGTCACTCACACGGATAAGAGCTTCTTGACTGTGCTTCATCAAAATGAAATCAATGGTTTGGAGTTGCAAATAAGGGATGGAGAGTGGATCTCTTTTGATCTATCCCCTTCGTCATTTATCGTCATTGCCGGAGATGCAGCCATG GCATGGAGCAATGGGAGAATACATTCTCCGAAGCATCGAGTGGTAATGAAGGGGAGCACAACAAGATACAGCCTTGCGCTGTTTTCGTTCTTTCGGAAGATGATAGAAATACCAGCAGAGCTTGTTGATGAGGAGCACCCATTACTGTTTAAGCCATTTGATCATCTTCGGTTCCTTGCTTTCTACTACTCTGATGAGGGCAGGGCTACCGATAAAACAGTCAAAGCTATCAATGCCTATTGCGctgcttaa